AGGCCATTGACTGAATGCATGGCCTGTAATATTTTGTAACCTGCAAAGGGGAGTAACTTCGTTGTCGGTTGATCGTCATTACGATGTGTGAAAAACCACATCCGGTCGCCGGGCGATAACAAAGGAATACGCCATCGTATTCCTTTGTTGTTGTAAGTGAGACCTTGCCGAATGGCAAGGTCTATGCATAAAAAGCAGCGGCTAACGTCATTCGGCGTTGGCCGTTTTTTTATGCATGGGGAAATACAATGAATACTGTCGGCACACCGTTGTTATGGGGTGGCTTCGCTGTCGTGGTGGTAATTATGCTGGCCATCGACCTGCTGTTGCAGGGTCGCCGTGGCGCGCATACGATGTCGATGAAACAGGCTGCGGCCTGGTCAATCGTCTGGGTAACGCTGTCGTTACTGTTTAACGCCGCCTTCTGGTGGTACCTGGCCCAAACCCAGGGCCGCGCCGTTGCCGACCCGCAGGCGCTGGCGTTCCTTACCGGCTATTTGATCGAAAAATCGCTGGCGGTAGATAACGTCTTTGTCTGGTTGATGCTGTTCAGCTACTTCTCCGTACCGCCTGCGTTGCAGCGCCGGGTACTGGTGTATGGCGTATTGGGCGCGATTGTTCTGCGTACGATCATGATCTTCGCGGGCAGCTGGCTTATCACCCAGTTTGAGTGGCTGTTGTACGTGTTCGGCGCGTTCCTGTTGTTTACCGGCGTGAAGATGGCGCTGGCGAAAGAAGATGCCTCCGGTATCGGCGACAGGCCGCTGGTGCGCTGGCTGCGTGGTCATTTGCGCATGACCGACACCATCGAAGATGAAAAATTCTTCGTGCGTAAAAACGGTCTGCTGTTTGTCACGCCGCTGATGCTGGTATTGATTCTGGTTGAACTGAGCGACGTTATTTTTGCCGTCGACAGTATCCCGGCTATCTTTGCCGTTACCACCGACCCGTTCATCGTGTTGACCTCGAACCTGTTTGCTATTCTGGGTCTGCGCGCGATGTACTTCCTGCTGGCAGGCGTGGCGGAGCGTTTCTCCATGCTGAAGTACGGTTTGTCGGTCATTCTGGTGTTTATCGGTATTAAGATGCTGATCGTCGATTTCTACCATATCCCGATTGCTATCTCGTTAGGCGTGGTATTTGGCATTCTGTTTGTGACGCTGATTGTGAACGCGTGGGTCAACCACCAGCACGATAAAAAGCAGCAAATACAGTAAGCTTCATCCGCTAGCTGAAAAGCCCGACGGCACACTGCGTGCGTCGGGCTTTTTGTTTATCATGTCAAAATAATGTTAAGTTAAAGTTATAAAATATGATCTCAACGCGGAATCCAGGATATTTCGCTTCCAGAACCCCGTTCTTTCCTTATACTCAGCCATGCAAACATTTGCCCAATCCTGAAAGATGCGTCAACAGAACGCACAAAGGTAAGGCAACAACACAATGAAAGGATCACTACATGACTACGCAACGTTCATCGGGGCTACTCTCGCGTTTGGCGCAAGGGAGCCTGGTTAAACAAATTTTGGTAGGTTTGGTACTGGGGATTTTACTGGCACTGGTGTCAAAACCTGCGGCAGAAGCCGTTGGTTTGCTGGGAACGTTGTTCGTCGGCGCATTAAAAGCCGTCGCGCCAATTCTGGTTTTGATGCTGGTCATGGCTTCTATCGCCAATCACCAGCACGGGCAAAAAACCAATATCCGCCCCATCCTGTTCCTCTACCTGCTCGGCACGTTTTCCGCAGCGTTAGCGGCCGTTGTCTTCAGCTTCGCCTTCCCATCCACACTGCATCTTTCCAGCAGCGCCAGTGATATTGTGCCGCCATCTGGTATCGTTGAAGTAATGCGTAGCCTGCTGATGAGCATGGTGTCGAACCCAATTGATGCCCTGCTTAACGCCAACTATATCGGTATTCTGGTATGGGCCGTCGGTCTGGGCTTTGCGCTGCGCCACGGCAATGAAACGACCAAAAATCTGGTTAATGATATGTCCAACGCCGTCACCTTTATGGTGAAACTGGTGATTCGTTTCGCGCCCATCGGGATCTTCGGCTTGGTCTCCTCCACGCTGGCAACCACCGGCTTTGCTACGCTTTGGGGCTACGCTCAACTGCTGACTGTGCTGGTCGGCTGTATGCTGCTGGTGGCGCTGGTGGTCAACCCGCTGCTGGTATTCTGGAAAATTCGCCGTAACCCGTATCCGCTGGTGCTGGCCTGTCTGCGCGAAAGCGGCGTGTACGCTTTCTTTACCCGCAGCTCCGCAGCAAACATTCCGGTGAACATGGCGCTGTGTGAGAAGCTGAATCTGGATCGTGATACCTATTCGGTATCTATCCCGCTGGGCGCTACCATCAATATGGCAGGTGCGGCGATCACCATTACCGTGCTGACGCTGGCGGCGGTGAATACGCTGGGTATTCCGGTCGATTTACCGACTGCGCTGTTACTGAGCGTGGTGGCGTCGCTGTGCGCCTGCGGTGCATCGGGCGTGGCGGGGGGGTCTCTGCTGCTGATCCCATTGGCATGTAATATGTTCGGTATCCCGAATGACATCGCCATGCAGGTGGTTGCCGTTGGCTTTATCATCGGCGTATTGCAGGATTCCTGTGAAACGGCGCTAAACTCTTCGACAGACGTCCTGTTTACCGCGGCAGCCTGCCAGGCTGAAGACGAGCGTCTGGCAAATAACGCCCTACGCGGCTAATCTCTACGCCCCTCCGTCATCGGGCGGAGGGGTTTTCTTCCTGTACGCTTTTTTCAATTTTGAACGGATCAATTCCGCGTTTTTGCATCCGCCGGAAGCGGATAATGTTCAGGCCGTTCATCACCAGAAAGCTGCCTTCGATCATCGTCCCGCCAATCGATCCCAACCAGAAATTATGAATAACCCAGCAGGCGGGTGCGCACCACATTACGCAGCGCACGGTTAATCCCTGGCAACGAAACAGCGCCCAGGTGCTGGCCAGCGTGCCGATTATCGGCAACAGCTCCATCGCATGCTGTAACTTCGCCAGTCCAAGAACCAGGGTGAGGATAATGAAAACGGTCATTACCCACAGTTTGCGGGTATGCATCGAGACGAGTGTGCGAATAGTGTTGAGCTCGGCACTCATTCCCGCAGGCCAGGCGCCCATTAGAAAAAAATGCACGCCGATGGTGGCGCTATAGACGGCGAGTTGCAGCCGGAACCGGCGCTCATCGCGATTGAAAAAGGTGGTAATGCCGATCAGAAAGGCGATGACACCTACGCCCTGGGCCAGCCAATACGCGGTCATGTAAGCAACCCCAATTCCATTTCGTATGGCCGGATAAGGCATATTCGCCGCCATCCGACAACGGTTTATGCCTGATGACGCTTATCAGGCCTACGTTTAGCGCAGTATGTAGGCCGTGATAAGGCGTTTACGCCGCCATCCGGCACGAGTTATAGCGTTACGCCGCTTTTAAAGATCGCTAACTCTCTAAAATCATTTCGCTCGTTGCAGGTCGGCTTGCCGTTGGCAAACTCAACGATCGTATCGACAAACTCGTTCAGCAACTGAGGCATCGCTTTGCCGTGGATCAGCTGTCCAGCGTCAAAATCGATCCAGTGCTTTTTCTTCGCTGCCAGCTCGCTGTTGGTGGCAATTTTCACCGTCGGCACAAAACCGCCGTACGGCGTACCGCGACCGGTACTGAACAGCACCATATGGCAGCCCGCGCCCGCCAGGGCACTGGTGGCAACCGCATCGTTACCCGGCGCACTCAGCAGGTTCAGGCCGTGCGTCTTCAGACGTTCGCCATAGCGCAGTACGTCCACCACCTGGCTGGAACCCGCTTTTTGCGTGCAGCCCAGAGATTTGTCTTCCAGCGTGGTAATACCGCCCGCTTTGTTGCCCGGCGATGGATTCTCGTAAATCGGCTGGTCGTGAGCAATGAAGTACTGCTTAAAGTCATTGACCATGGTCACCAGTTTGCCAAAGGTTTCTTTGTCACGGCAGTGGTCCATCAGCAACTGCTCGGCGCCGAACATTTCCGGTACTTCGGTCAGCACGGTGGTGCCGCCGTTGGCAATCACGTAGTCAGAAAAACGCCCCAGCATGGGGTTGGCGGTAATACCGGACAGGCCGTCTGAGCCGCCGCATTCCAGACCAAACTTCAGCTCGCCCAGCTTACCCGGCTCACGCTTATCGTTACGCATCACGTTGTACAGCTGATGGAGATGTTCAATCCCCGCTTCCACTTCGTCTTCCTGATGTTGGCAGACCATGAAGTGAACACGCTCAGGATCGTACTCGCCTAAGGTTTCGCGGAAGGCATCAACCTGGTTGTTTTCGCAGCCAAGGCCGACCACCAGCACCGCGCCCGCATTCGGGTGGCGCACCATGTTTTGCAGCATAGTGCGGGTGTTGATGTGATCGTCACCGAGCTGTGAGCAACCGTAGGTGTGGCTAAAGAGATGCACGCCGTCGATACCTTCGGCGTCGTTGGTCTCTTTCAGGAAACGGTTCTGCATCTGACGCGCCATGGCGTTAACGCAGCCCACCGTCGGCAGGATCCACAGTTCGTTGCGCACGCCTACATCGCCGTTGGCACGACGGTAGATTTGTACGTCGCGATCCGCCGGTTGTGCAACTTCCGCTTGAAAATCAGGGTGGTAGCTATACGTGTCCAGATCGCTGAGATTGGTGCGCGTGTTGTGGGCATGAATATGCTCACCCGCCGCAACGTCCACCAGCGTATGGCCAATTGGCAAACCGTATTTAATGACGTTTTCACCTTTCGCAATATCGCGCAAAGCAAATTTATGGCCACGAGAGACCGCCTGACGCAGGGTTATCGCCTGCCCATCAACGGTGACTTCGGTTCCTTCAGCCAAATCAGCGAGCGCGACCGCGACGTTATCCAGCGCATGGATCTTGATGTATTGCATACCAACCCCAGACTTTAATTCAGTTCAATGGCGAAGTAATCGCGCGCATTGTTAAAGCAAATGTTTTTCACCATTTCACCCAGCAACTGGATATCTGCCGGTGCTTCGCCCGCAGCAACCCAACGGCCAATCATCTGGCACAGGATGCGACGGAAGTATTCATGGCGCGTGTATGACAGGAAGCTACGGCTATCGGTCAGCATGCCGACGAAACGGCTCAGCAGACCGAGCTGGGCCAACTGCGTCATCTGACGTTCCATCCCGTCTTTCTGATCGTTGAACCACCAGCCGGAACCGAACTGCATCTTGCCCGGCATACCTTCGCCCTGGAAGTTGCCGATCATCGTGCCCAGCACTTCGTTATCGCGCGGGTTCAGGCAGTACAGAATGGTTTTTGGCAACAGGTTCTGTTCATTCTGCTTACTCAGCAGTTTGGACAACTCTTCGGCCATCGGACGGTCGTTGATGGAGTCGAAGCCGACATCCGCACCCAACAGTTTGAACTGGCGCAGGTTGTTATTACGCAGTGCGCCGATGTGGTACTGCTGTACCCATTCGCGACGGGCATATTCCGCACCGAGGAATACCAGTACAGCGGTTTTAAACTGGGCAACTTCATGTTCGCTCAGGGTTTCACCTGCCAGGCGACGCGCCAGAATGCTATCCAGTTCCGCTTCGTTAGATTCAGCAAACAGCACCACGTCCAGCGCGTGGTCAGAGACTTTACAGCCGTGAGCCGCGAAGTGATCCAGGCGTTTGGTCAGCGCGGTCTGCAGGTCAGCGAAACGACGGATATCGGTGTCGGACACTTCACCCAGCTTCGCCATGTAATCGTTAAAGGTAGCCAGCTCAATGTTGAAGGCTTTATCCGGACGCCAGCTCGGCAGCACTTTCACATCAAAGCTTCCGTCTTTAGCAACGGCCGCGTGATGCTCCAGAGAGTCGATCGGGTCATCGGTGGTACCGACCATTTTCACGTTCATCTGCTGCATGATGCCGCGCGCGGAGAATTTATCCTGCGCCAGCAGTTCGTTGCACTGGTTCCAGATTTCGTCAGCCGTTGCAGGAGACAGCAGCTTACCTGTAATACCAAACGGGCGACGTAATTCGAGGTGGGTCCAGTGGTACAGCGGGTTACCAATAGTGTGCGGAACCGTAGCGGCCCAGGCGTCAAACTTCTCACGATCGGACGCATCGCCGGTACACAGGCGCTCAGCGACACCGTTGGTACGCATCGCACGCCACTTATAGTGGTCGCCCTTCAGCCAGATGTCATACAGGTTATTAAAACGGTAGTTTTCAGCGATTTGTTGCGGTGGTAAATGGCAGTGGTAATCGAAGATTGGCTGGTCTTTGGCGTAATCATGATACAGACGGCGGGCAAATTCGGTGTCCAGCAGGAAATCTTCAGTCATAAACGGGGTCATTATCGTCTTCCTCTCAGCGAGTGCGTCAGATTGCTTATGTTTTGATGTTGACAAAGTTATCACACCAATTTCCATACACTGAAGATATTTTCGTGAGTTAGATCAACAAATGGTGACAAAAAAATTACTCTCAAAGAGGTAAATCATGCGTCAAGCCGCGCCAGCACTGGCTTTGCTGAATCGAAATAATGACCACACGAAGATTCACACTTTTGTGATGGCACTCACCTTTTAAAGCTGTATGACAAGTTATCTTTTGGCCGTCGCGATACATAAGCCGACGGAATGCAAATTACCGATGTATCACCATCGGATTGAACGGTACGGAAACCGAATTAGCACAAATATTGACATGGCAAAGTTCGGGGAGTACCGGCTTTTTTCGGTTACCCCCTCGTAAAAGAACATCCTCCGCCCTGAACTGGAAGATGACCGCTCGTTCGCGGACATAACAAAACGATGAGGTTTTACATGCGTAAAATTAAAGGGTTACGTTGGTACATGATCGCACTGGTGACGCTTGGCACCGTGCTGGGTTACCTGACACGTAACACTGTGGCGGCAGCTGCGCCAACTCTGATGGAAGAGTTACACATCTCCACTCAACAGTATTCCTATATCATCGCAGCGTATTCTGCTGCTTACACCGTAATGCAACCCGTTGCCGGCTATGTGCTCGATGTGCTCGGCACAAAAATTGGTTACGCGATGTTCGCCGTTCTGTGGGCCGTCTTCTGTGGCGCGACCGCACTGGCTGGCAGTTGGGGTGGACTGGCGCTGGCGCGTGGCGCGGTAGGTGCCGCTGAAGCCGCGATGATCCCTGCGGGTCTGAAAGCCAGTTCTGAATGGTTCCCGGCAAAAGAGCGTTCAATTGCCGTAGGTTACTTTAACGTGGGTTCTTCTATCGGCGCGATGATTGCTCCGCCGCTGGTCGTCTGGGCTATCGTCATGCACAGCTGGCAGATGGCATTCATTATTTCCGGTGCGCTGAGCTTCATTTGGGCGATGTGCTGGCTGGTGTTCTACAAACACCCGCGCGACCAGAAAAAACTGTCTGATGAAGAACGTGATTACATTCTGAACGGTCAGGAATCACAGCATAAAAACGCGACCTCGAAAAAAATGTCCCTTGGTCAGATCCTGCGTAACCGCCAGTTCTGGGGCATCGCGCTGCCGCGTTTCCTGGCAGAGCCGGCCTGGGGTACCTTCAACGCCTGGATCCCGCTGTTCATGTTTAAAGTCTACGGCTTTAACCTGAAAGAAATTGCGATGTTTGCCTGGATGCCGATGCTGTTTGCTGACCTGGGCTGTATCGTTGGGGGTTACTTACCGCCGCTGTTCCAGCGCTGGTTCGGCGTTAACCTGATCGTTTCGCGTAAAATGGTCGTTACCATGGGTGCATTGCTGATGATTGGCCCAGGGATGATCGGTCTGTTCACCAGCCCTTACATTGCTATCGCCCTGCTGTGCGTCGGCGGTTTTGCTCACCAGGCGCTGTCCGGTGCGCTGATTACGCTCTCTTCCGACGTATTTGGTCGTAATGAAGTGGCAACCGCGAACGGCCTGACCGGTATGTCTGCATGGCTTGCAAGTACGTTGTTTGCGCTGGTCGTTGGCGCACTGGCTGACACCATTGGCTTTAGCCCGCTGTTCGCCGTACTGGCGGTATTCGACCTGCTCGGCGCGCTAGTCATCTGGACAGTATTGCAGAACAAATCGGCCAGCGAGGTAGATTCGGGCTCGCAATCCGGCGATCCCGCGACGCAAAATTAACCCGATGCAACATAGCAAGGGTATATAATGCGAAGCCGCCAGCTATCTGGCGGCTTTTTTATCGCCGCGAGTGGAGCCGTAATCGCAAAAGTGGTATAACAAATATAGTCTGCCGTATCATGCCTGGAGCGCATATGGAAATCACCGAACCACGACGTTTGTACCAACAACTTGCCGCTGATCTGAAAGAACGCATTGAGCACGGTGTCTACCTGGTGGGTGACAAACTCCCCGCCGAGCGCTTTATCGCCGATGAAAAAAATGTCAGCCGTACCGTGGTTCGTGAAGCGATTATCATGCTCGAGGTTGAGGGCTACGTTGAAGTGCGTAAAGGGTCCGGGATCCACGTCATTTCAAACCAACCTAAACACTATGTTGCGCCAGATGAAAATCTGGAGTTCGCCAGCTACGGTCCTTTTGAGCTGCTCCAGGCTCGCCAGTTGATTGAGAGCAACATTGCCGAGTTTGCCGCCACTCAGGTGACCAAACAAGACATCATGAAACTGATGGAAATTCAGGAGAAGTCGCGTAACGAAAAAAGCTTTCGTGACTCCGAATGGGATCTTCAGTTCCATGTGCAGGTCGCGCTGGCAACGCAGAACTCCGCCCTGGCCGCGATCGTTGAAAAAATGTGGACCCAGCGTATTCACAACCCCTACTGGAAGAAACTGCACGACCACATCGACCTGCGCACGGTAGATAACTGGTGCGACGACCATGACCAGATCCTGCGGGCGCTGATTCGCAAAGATCCCCATGCCGCCAAGCTGGCAATGTGGCAGCACCTTGAGAACACGAAGCAAATGCTGTTTAACGAAACCAGCGATGATTTTGAGTTCAATGCTGACCGTTATCTTTTTACCGAAAATCCTGTCGTTCATCTCGATACGGCGGCTAATGGCGCAAAATAAACAATCTTAGCGATGCAGGCGCGACAAAGCGCCTGTTTCTGACGCTTGGTAAGCATTAGGTATAAAGTGTCAGCCTATGTAAATCCTCTCGCCTCCCTCTATTACGATAAGCAAAATCACAGTTCAACAACCGTAATTTCTATAACGGACTACGTTGACCTTTGTTACAATTAGATGCTATTTGAATTTTTGTGTTTAAGAGCTTGCTAACTTCACAACTTTACAGGGAACAGTTCAGGCCGTGAATTTGTATCAGATCGCGAACCAGGTAAAAAACATTAATAAAATCGCGATGTTACAAAATTAAAAAAACCGGCATGACGATAACCGATTCTCCAGGAATATTGAATGGAACTACTGACTCAATTACTGAATGCTTTATGGGCTCAGGATTTTGAAACGCTGGCCAATCCATCCATGATTGGCATGCTCTATTTCGTACTATTTACCATTTTGTTTCTTGAAAACGGACTGCTGCCAGCAGCCTTTTTACCTGGCGACAGTCTACTGGTACTGGTCGGCGTACTTATCGCCAAAGGCGCGATGGGTTTTCCGCAAACGGTACTGCTGCTCACCACCGCGGCCAGCCTGGGTTGCTGGCTCAGCTATATCCAGGGACGATGGCTGGGGAATACCCGCACCGTACAAAACTGGCTATCTCATCTGCCCGCGCATTACCATCAGCGTGCGCATCATCTGTTCCATAAGCATGGCTTGTCTGCGCTGCTGGTCGGTCGCTTCATCGCGTTTGTCAGAACATTATTGCCGACCATCGCAGGATTATCTGGCCTGAACAATGCGCGCTTTCAGTTCTTTAACTGGATGAGTGGACTGCTTTGGGTTCTGATCCTCACCACGCTGGGCTATCTGCTGGGCAAAACGCCAGTGTTTCTCAAGTATGAAGACCAACTGATGTCTTGTCTGATGCTGCTTCCCGTGGTGTTACTGGTGTTTGGTCTGGCGGGTTCACTGGTTGTGCTTTGGAAAAAGAAATACGGGAACCGAGGATAAATTATGCTGAAATCACGCATAACGCTCCGACGGCTTGCCTGGACCACTACCTTTCTGCTGTTTATCGGCGCGCTGCTCCTGACCTGGTCGGTCATTCGCCAGCAGGAGTCAACGCTTGCCATTCGTGCCGTAAATCAGGGAGCCACTATGCCTGATGGTTTCTCTATCTGGCATCACCTGGACGCCAACGGCATTCGCTTTAAAAGCATCACTCCGCAAAATGACGCGCTGCTGATCACCTTTGATTCCAGCGCGCAGAGCGCAGCCGCAAAGGTCGTGCTGGACCGAACGTTACCGCACGGTTTCGTTATTGCTCAGCAGGATGATGACAATCAGGCGGTGCAGTGGTTATCCCGCTTACGTGATACCCCACACCGTTTTGGTTAATCTCCAGGAATCTGAATTAGATCACTCACTTTGGTGATTTCATCATTTAACGCCTATGATTAATAAACTGGGTTTATGACCCAATGCTTTATTAATCTGGAGCATCGGCCTCAAGCCACAAGGCCGAATCACAATGGAAGGTTCAAGAATGAAATACCGCATCGCTTTGGCAATTAGCCTTTTCGCTCTCAGTGCCGGCAGCTACGCCTCCACCCTCTGTCAGGAAAAAGAACAGGATATTCAGCGGGAGATTAGCTATGCCGAAAAGCACAACAATCAAAACCGCATCAACGGCCTGAACAAAGCGTTGAGCGAAGTTAGGGCAAACTGTACTGACAGCAAACTGCGCGCCGACCACCAGAAAAAAATCGCCGAACAGAAAGACGAGATAGCCGAGCGTCAACGTGATTTGGCCGAGGCGAAGCAAAAAGGCGATGCGGATAAGGTAGCAAAGCGCGAACATAAGCTTGCTGAAGCTCAGAAAGAGCTGAAAGAACTCGAGACCCGCGATTACTAAGTACGGTAACTAGCCACTCAACTGGAGAAAACTATGTCGAAAGATAATGCTACGGAAAACCTGCGCGCTGAGCTGAAGTCTCTTGCGGATACGCTTGAAGAAGTACTTAGCTCCTCTGGCGATAAGTCGAAGGAAGAGATGAGTAAAATTCGCAGCAAAGCAGAACATGCGCTGCGCGAGAGCCGCCATCGTCTGAGCGAAACCAGCGATGTGATTGCCAAACAGACCCGTGAGGCCGCGGCTAAAGCTGATAACTACGTGCGCGAAAATCCATGGACAGGCGTCGGCATTGGCGCTGCAGTCGGTGTGGTGCTTGGTGTACTGCTGTCGCGCCGTTAACAATGGCAGACTCTCAACACGCACAAGGTCCAGGCAAAAGCGTACTGGGTATTGGACAGCGGATCCTGACGATTCTCGTTGAGATCGTCGAAACACGGCTGCGGCTGGCCGTCGTTGAGCTGGAAGAGGAAAAAGCCAATCTCATCCAGATCCTGCTGATGCTTGGGCTTACCATGCTGTTCGCGGCGTTCGGCCTGATGAGCCTGATGGTGCTTATCATCTGGGCCATCGACCCGCAATATCGCCTGAACGCCATGATTGCCACCACCGTTGTGCTGTTGCTTTTAGCGCTTATCGGCGGGCTATGGACGTTGCGTAAAGCACGTAAAACAACGCTGTTACGCCATACGCGCAATGAACTCGCTAACGACAGGCAGGCCCTGGAGGATGATGCATAATGAGCAGTAAAGTCGAACGTCAACAACGTAAGGCGCAACTGCTTGGACAGATCCAGCAGCAACGGCTGGATCTGTCTGCTACTCGCCGCGACTGGCTGGACGCCACCGAAGTCTACGATCGTGGCTGGAAGACGCTGTTGAACCTGCGTGGCTGGGTATTAGTCGGGAGCAGTATTATGGCGGTTCGCACCATCCGTAACCCGAATCTGCTGGTACGCTGGGCTAAACGCGGCTTTAGCGTCTGGAGCATCTGGCGTCTGGTTAAATCCACCCTCAGACAGCAACAGCTGCGCGGTTAATCCCTTTCCCACCCCCAACCTCAAAATTTTTGAAAAATATTGACAGTTTTCCTTGCTAACAATTCTCATTAAGCACGTTTATGATTCTCTCCATCGACAGCAACGACGCGCTCTGCAGCGTTGATGCACAAAAAACACAATAAGCCGCCTGAGTGGTTTCCTGGAGAGTATGATGAAGAAATTAGAAGATGTTGGTGTACTGGTAGCGCGCATTCTGATGCCAATCCTGTTTATTTCCGCAGGTTGGGGAAAAATCACCGGATATGCGGGTACCCAACAGTACATGGAAGCCATGGGCGTCCCAGGATTTATGTTACCGCTGGTGATTCTGCTTGAGTTTGGCGGCGGTCTGGCCGTTCTGTTCGGTTTCCTGACCCGTACGACTGCGCTGTTCACCGCAGGCTTCACGCTGCTGACGGCGTTCATCTTCCACAGCAACTTCGCGGAAGGCATGAACTCTCTGATGTTCATGAAAAACTTGACCATCGCAGGCGGTTTCCTGCTGCTGGCTATCACCGGTCCGGGCGCATTTAGTATTGACCGCGTACTGAATAAAAAGTGGTAATCAAACTATACCCGTCATTCTTCAAGTTGCAGGCGTGTTGGCTTCACTCAGAAACCCCAGTCACATAGTTATCTATGCTCCTGGGCATTTCTTCCCTTGCCGCCTTCCTGCAACTCGAATTATTTAGGGTATATACTTATTAAAGACGAGGGGGTTTACTCCTCGTTTTGCTATCCAGGAGAGAGATAATGGGACAACTGATTGACGGCGTCTGGCATGACACCTGGTACGACACCAAATCAACCGGGGGAAAATTTCAACGTTCTGCATCGGCTTTCCGTAACTGGCTCACCGCGGATGGCGCGCCGGGTCCAACGGGCGAAGGTGGCTTTGCTGCCGAAAAAGACCGCTATCACCTGTACGTATCTCTGGCCTGTCCGTGGGCGCATCGCACGCTGATTTTGCGTAAACTCAAAGGACTGGAACCCTTTATTTCCATTTCCGTAGTACATCCGCTGATGCTGGAAAACGGCTGGACCTTTGACGATAACTTCCCGGCGGCAACCGGCGATACCCTGTATCAGCACGACTTTCTTTATCAACTCTATTTACACGCCGATCCGCACTACAGTGGTCGGGTTACCGTTCCGGTGCTGTGGGATAAAAAGAACCACACCATTGTCAGCAACGAATCTGCAGAAATCATCCGCATGTTTAACACCGCGTTTGATGCGCTGGGCGCGAAAGCCGGAGATTACTATCCCCCTGCCCTGCAAAGCAAAATCGACGAGCTGAACGGCTGGATTTACGACAACGTCAATAACGGCGTGTATAAAGCCGGATTTGCCACCAGCCAGGAAGCCTACGACGATGCCGTGGAAAAAGTCTTCCAGTCCCTGGCGCGACTGGAACAGATCCTTGGACAGCATCGCTACCTGACCGGCAACCAGTTAACCGAGGCCGATATTCGTCTGTGGACCACGCTGGTGCGTTTTGATCCCGTGTATGTAACCCACTTCAAGTGCGACAAACACCGGATTAGCGACTATCTGAATCTGTACGGTTTCCTGCGTGATATCTACCAGATGCCGGGTATCGCAGAAACCGTCAACTTCGATCACATCCGCAATCATTACTTCCGTAGTCACAAAACCATTAACCCGACCGGCATTATTTCTGTTGGGCCGTGCCAGGACCTTAACGAACCCCACGGGCGTGATGAGCGTTTCGCGTGATTTACATGGGTCCACTTTGAGGTTAGGCCGATTAGTTAAGCATGTATGGCGAACATGTGAT
The Citrobacter arsenatis DNA segment above includes these coding regions:
- the sstT gene encoding serine/threonine transporter SstT, whose product is MTTQRSSGLLSRLAQGSLVKQILVGLVLGILLALVSKPAAEAVGLLGTLFVGALKAVAPILVLMLVMASIANHQHGQKTNIRPILFLYLLGTFSAALAAVVFSFAFPSTLHLSSSASDIVPPSGIVEVMRSLLMSMVSNPIDALLNANYIGILVWAVGLGFALRHGNETTKNLVNDMSNAVTFMVKLVIRFAPIGIFGLVSSTLATTGFATLWGYAQLLTVLVGCMLLVALVVNPLLVFWKIRRNPYPLVLACLRESGVYAFFTRSSAANIPVNMALCEKLNLDRDTYSVSIPLGATINMAGAAITITVLTLAAVNTLGIPVDLPTALLLSVVASLCACGASGVAGGSLLLIPLACNMFGIPNDIAMQVVAVGFIIGVLQDSCETALNSSTDVLFTAAACQAEDERLANNALRG
- a CDS encoding YgjV family protein, with amino-acid sequence MTAYWLAQGVGVIAFLIGITTFFNRDERRFRLQLAVYSATIGVHFFLMGAWPAGMSAELNTIRTLVSMHTRKLWVMTVFIILTLVLGLAKLQHAMELLPIIGTLASTWALFRCQGLTVRCVMWCAPACWVIHNFWLGSIGGTMIEGSFLVMNGLNIIRFRRMQKRGIDPFKIEKSVQEENPSAR
- a CDS encoding TerC family protein translates to MNTVGTPLLWGGFAVVVVIMLAIDLLLQGRRGAHTMSMKQAAAWSIVWVTLSLLFNAAFWWYLAQTQGRAVADPQALAFLTGYLIEKSLAVDNVFVWLMLFSYFSVPPALQRRVLVYGVLGAIVLRTIMIFAGSWLITQFEWLLYVFGAFLLFTGVKMALAKEDASGIGDRPLVRWLRGHLRMTDTIEDEKFFVRKNGLLFVTPLMLVLILVELSDVIFAVDSIPAIFAVTTDPFIVLTSNLFAILGLRAMYFLLAGVAERFSMLKYGLSVILVFIGIKMLIVDFYHIPIAISLGVVFGILFVTLIVNAWVNHQHDKKQQIQ
- a CDS encoding UxaA family hydrolase gives rise to the protein MQYIKIHALDNVAVALADLAEGTEVTVDGQAITLRQAVSRGHKFALRDIAKGENVIKYGLPIGHTLVDVAAGEHIHAHNTRTNLSDLDTYSYHPDFQAEVAQPADRDVQIYRRANGDVGVRNELWILPTVGCVNAMARQMQNRFLKETNDAEGIDGVHLFSHTYGCSQLGDDHINTRTMLQNMVRHPNAGAVLVVGLGCENNQVDAFRETLGEYDPERVHFMVCQHQEDEVEAGIEHLHQLYNVMRNDKREPGKLGELKFGLECGGSDGLSGITANPMLGRFSDYVIANGGTTVLTEVPEMFGAEQLLMDHCRDKETFGKLVTMVNDFKQYFIAHDQPIYENPSPGNKAGGITTLEDKSLGCTQKAGSSQVVDVLRYGERLKTHGLNLLSAPGNDAVATSALAGAGCHMVLFSTGRGTPYGGFVPTVKIATNSELAAKKKHWIDFDAGQLIHGKAMPQLLNEFVDTIVEFANGKPTCNERNDFRELAIFKSGVTL
- the uxaC gene encoding glucuronate isomerase, whose translation is MTPFMTEDFLLDTEFARRLYHDYAKDQPIFDYHCHLPPQQIAENYRFNNLYDIWLKGDHYKWRAMRTNGVAERLCTGDASDREKFDAWAATVPHTIGNPLYHWTHLELRRPFGITGKLLSPATADEIWNQCNELLAQDKFSARGIMQQMNVKMVGTTDDPIDSLEHHAAVAKDGSFDVKVLPSWRPDKAFNIELATFNDYMAKLGEVSDTDIRRFADLQTALTKRLDHFAAHGCKVSDHALDVVLFAESNEAELDSILARRLAGETLSEHEVAQFKTAVLVFLGAEYARREWVQQYHIGALRNNNLRQFKLLGADVGFDSINDRPMAEELSKLLSKQNEQNLLPKTILYCLNPRDNEVLGTMIGNFQGEGMPGKMQFGSGWWFNDQKDGMERQMTQLAQLGLLSRFVGMLTDSRSFLSYTRHEYFRRILCQMIGRWVAAGEAPADIQLLGEMVKNICFNNARDYFAIELN